In Accipiter gentilis chromosome 17, bAccGen1.1, whole genome shotgun sequence, one DNA window encodes the following:
- the LOC126047322 gene encoding olfactory receptor 4S2-like codes for MENASSVKEFILLGLSEDQGLQKTCFVMFLLFYVIIVAGNLLIIITVISSQRLNSPMYFFLCYLSFVDICYSSVTAPKMIADFLVENKTISFVGCIAQLFGVHFFGCTEIFLLTVMAYDRYIAICRPLHYTTLMTRRACGRLVMGSWVGGFVHSIAQTLLTTQLPFCGPNTIDHYFCDVHPLLQLACTNTYPVGIIVVANSGMITLSCFLILVTSYVVILVSLKSQTAEGRHKALSTCGSHITVVILFFGPCTFTYIRPSSNLSEDKSVAVFYTVITPMLNPLIYTLRNEEVKSAMRKLWSRKLGSEKGKV; via the coding sequence ATGGAGAATGCAAGCAGTGTGAAGGAATTCATTCTTCTGGGCCTCTCAGAGGATCAAGGGCTGCAGAAAACATGTTTCGTGATGTTTCTGTTGTTCTATGTCATTATTGTGGCGGGAAATCTGCTTATTATTATCACTGTAATTAGCAGTCAGCGTCTGAACTCCCCCATGTATTTCTTCCTCTGCTACCTGTCCTTTGTAGATATCTGTTACTCTTCCGTCACAGCTCCCAAAATGATCGCCGACTTCCTTGttgaaaataaaaccatctcCTTTGTGGGTTGCATAGCACAGCTGTTTGGGGTACATTTCTTTGGCTGCACGGAGATCTTCCTCCTCACGGTGATGGCCTATGATCGCTATATTGCCATCTGCAGACCTCTCCACTACACCACCCTCATGACCAGGCGTGCGTGTGGCCGGCTGGTGATGGGCTCGTGGGTGGGAGGCTTTGTGCACTCCATAGCGCAGACTCTTCTCACCACTCAGCTCCCCTTCTGTGGCCCTAACACGATCGACCACTACTTCTGTGATGTCCACCCCCTACTACAACTGGCCTGTACCAACACCTATCCCGTGGGCATCATTGTCGTTGCCAACAGCGGGATGATAACTCTGAGCTGTTTCCTCATCCTGGTCACGTCCTACGTTGTCATCCTGGTTTCCTTGAAAAGTCAAACAGCCGAAGGGCGGCACAAGGCCCTCTCCACCTGTGGGTCCCACATCACTGTGGTGATTCTGTTCTTCGGGCCATGCACGTTCACCTACATTCGTCCGTCCAGCAATCTGTCGGAGGACAAGAGCGTGGCGGTGTTTTATACTGTCATCACGCCCATGCTGAACCCACTCATCTACACGCTAAGAAATGAGGAGGTGAAGAGTGCCATGAGAAAACTGTGGAGTAGAAAATTGGGAAGTGAAAAAGGAAAGGTGTAG
- the LOC126047049 gene encoding proto-oncogene Mas-like, whose protein sequence is MNTSTTSIFLPTATSQAHGTNQSTAVEKTEASYAVLKFMESFCLISAVCGMVGNGIVLWYLGFRIRRNHFTVYIVNLAAADFGYLLCIAVETVQYLMQFNVGVQFGLFLFLDLFMYGTGLYLLTAISIERCLSVLCPIWCRTHRPKHLSGTISGSLWALSLLLNTLGYVLCTVRRSAGSCRLLLIAIGALDFLFCTPLMLLFSLTLFLRVKCSSQKLQTGRLFTVIMLTILFFLIFAVPLGVLIFFDFLGYKFLYSPEIGFVLSCVNSSLNPVIYFLVGSYRERRIKFTLRLAFQRAFEDSADDKEERETRDTITMSS, encoded by the coding sequence ATGAATACTTCAACTACATCAATCTTCCTCCCAACTGCAACCAGCCAGGCTCATGGGACTAACCAGAGCACGGCGGTGGAAAAGACGGAGGCATCGTACGCCGTCCTCAAGTTCATGGAGAGCTTCTGCCTCATCAGCGCCGTCTGCGGGATGGTGGGAAACGGCATAGTCCTGTGGTACCTCGGCTTTCGCATCCGGAGGAACCACTTCACTGTCTACATCGTCAACCTGGCCGCTGCCGACTTTGGCTACCTCCTCTGCATCGCCGTTGAGACGGTTCAGTACCTGATGCAGTTCAACGTGGGGGTGCAGTTCGGGCTCTTCCTCTTCCTGGATCTTTTCATGTACGGGACCGGCTTGTACCTCCTGACCGCTATCAGCATCGAGAGGTGCCTCTCCGTCCTCTGTCCAATCTGGTGCCGAACCCACCGCCCCAAGCACTTGTCCGGCACCATCTCCGGCTCGCTCTGggccctctccctgctgctgaacACGCTCGGCTACGTTTTGTGTACCGTTCGCCGCTCCGCCGGCAGCTGCCGGCTCCTGCTCATCGCCATCGGAGCCTTGGACTTCCTCTTCTGCACGCCCCTCATGCTGCTCTTCAGCCTGACCCTCTTCCTTAGAGTCAAGTGCAGCTCCCAAAAACTCCAGACGGGCAGGCTCTTCACCGTCATCATGCTCaccatcctcttcttcctcattttcGCCGTGCCTCTGGGCGTCCTGATCTTCTTTGACTTCTTGGGCTACAAGTTCCTCTACTCCCCGGAGATCGGCTTTGTGCTGTCCTGCGTGAACAGCAGCCTCAACCCCGTCATTTACTTCCTCGTGGGGAGCTACAGGGAGCGGAGAATCAAGTTCACCCTCAGGCTGGCATTCCAGAGGGCCTTTGAAGATTCAGCAGATGACAAAGAGGAACGGGAAACCCGTGACACAATAACTATGTCCTCCTAA